The Mycolicibacterium parafortuitum nucleotide sequence CGAGCGACCGGCCTTCGAGCTGCACTACCCGCACATGGTGGAGCGGATGCGTTCCGAGGCGCACGTCGGCAAGCACGCGACGGCCGGGGAGTCCCCGGAGGGTTTCGGGCCGCGGACCGAGCCCGACCGCTCCTAGCGCGGCCGGATGATCACTTCGTGGACGTGCGCGTCGCGCGGGGCGTTGATCGCGTCGACGGTCAGCTGAGCGACGGTCTGGGGGCTCAGGAACTGGTCCGGGTCGTACGGGCGGCCCTCGTAGGCGATGAGGTCCTCCTGCATCGCGGTCGCGATGCGGCCCGGGTGTACGGAGGTGACCCGCAGGGACGGCTCGTCGGCGCGCAGGGAGTCGGCGAAGCCGCGCAGCGCGAACTTGCTCGCCGTGTACGACGCGAGGCCGGGGGAGGCGTTGATCCCGGCGCCGGAGTTGATGAACACCACGTGCCCGCCCGCGGCGCGCAGCGCGGGCAGCAGCTCCAGGGTCAGCGCCACCACCCCGATCAGATTCACCGACATCGTCGCGCGCCATTCGTCGACGCTGGACTCCGCGACGCGGCCGGGGTATGCCACACCGGCGTTGTGGATCAGCACGTCGAGCTCGACGATCGGTTCGACGACGGCGGGGATCGAATCGGGATCGGCCAGGTCGAGCGGCCAGGTGGTCGCCCCGAGCCGCTCGGTGACCTCGTCGAGGCGCCGCGACGGCCGGCCTGCCAGAAACAGCGTGTGGGTGGGGGCCAGCGCGTCGGCCAGGGCCGAACCCAGCCCTCCGGAGGCCCCGGTGATCATCGCGGTCGGCACACCTGAAACCCTACCGACCTGCACTGAGCGCAAAGTCGTCGCATCATAAGGGAACAATGCCCCACGATCCGAGCTTCACCCCCACCCAGCTGGCGGCCCGCGCCGCCTATCTGTTGCGCGGTAACGACCTCGGCACCATGACGACGGCGGCCCCGTTGCTGTACCCGCACATGTGGAGCTGGGACGCCGCGTTCGTCGCGATCGGACTGGCGCCGCTGTCGGTGGAACGGGCGGTGGTGGAACTGGACACGCTGTTGTCGGCGCAGTGGGGCAACGGCATGATCCCGCACATCGTGTTCGCCAACGGCGTCGACGGCTACTTTCCGGGACCGGCCCGCTGGGCGTGTTCGGCGCTGTCGGCGGATGCGCCGCGCAACCGGCATACCTCGGGCATCACCCAGCCACCCGTGCACGCGATCGCGGTCCAGCGCATCCTCGACCACGCCAGGACCCGCGGCCGCTCGACGCGCGCCGTGGCGGAGGCCTTCCTGGACCGGCGCTGGAACGACCTGGTGCGGTGGCACCGATGGCTGGCCGAGTGCCGGGACCCGGACGCACGCGGCCGGGTCACGATGTACCACGGCTGGGAATCGGGCATGGACAACTCGCCGCGCTGGGACGGCGCCTACGCCAACGTGATTCCCGGCGACGTCCCCGAGTATCAGCGTGAGGACAACAAGATCAACACGGACGCGACCCAGCGGCCGTCGGACCTGGAGTACGACCGCTACCTGTGGCTGGTCGAGGAGATGAAAGCCGCCCGCTACGACGACGAATTGCTCTCCAAGACAGTCAGTTTCGCGGTCGAGGACGTCTTCGTCTCGGCGATCCTGTCGGTGGCCTGCCAGGTGCTCGCCGAGATCGGGGAGGATCACAAGCGCCCCCGCTCCGACGTTCGGGACCTGTATGCGTGGGCAGACCGCTTCCGCGCCGGGGTGATCGAGACAACGGACGAAAGAACCGGTGCGGCCAAGGATTACGATCTGCGCGCGGAGAAGTGGATCGTCACCGAGACGGTGGCGCAGTTCGCGCCGCTGCTGTGCGGCGGGTTGCCGCACGAGCGCGAACGCGCGCTGCTGCGCCTGCTGGAGGGGCCGCGGTTCTGCGGGCATCCCGACCTCGCCTACGCGCTGATCCCGTCGACGTCGCCGGTGTCGCGGGACTTCCGGCCGCGTGAGTACTGGCGCGGGCCGGTGTGGCCGGTGATGACGTGGCTGTTCTCGTGGTGCTTCGCGCGGCGCGGCTGGGCCGAACGGTCGGCGACGTTGCGCAGGGAAGGACTTCGGCAGGCCAGCGACGGTACGTTCGCCGAGTACTACGAGCCGTTCACCGGAGAGCCGCTGGGCAGCATGCAACAGTCGTGGACCGCCGCGGCGGTGCTGGACTGGCTGGGCTGAGCCCTATTCGGCGATCCGCTCCAGCGGGGCCAGCGCCTTGGTCAGCGCATCGAGTTCGTCGCAGCTGAGCTTGCTGAGCAGAGACGCCAGGTGGGCCTGGCGGGTGGCCAGCGCCTCCTGATGCTGGGCCAACCCCTCCGGCGTGATGTCGACCAGGACGGCGCGCAGGTCGGACGGGTCGCGGTCCCGTTTGACCAGGCCCAGCTTCTCCAGCCGGCGGATCGCCACCGTGGTGGTCGGGGTGCGGACCTTCTCGTGGGCCGCGAGCTCGGTCATCCGCATCGGACCCTGGTCGATCAGTGTGAGCAGGATGGACAGCTGCGCCAGCGTCAGATCACCGGAGGTCGGTGTGCGACCGGTGTGCCGCATGACCGACAACACCTTGGACAGCACGCGCTGCAGTTCCCCTGCCAGCTCGCTGACCTGCGCTTCCGTCGCAACCATAATTCAGCCAGTCTAACCTGTGGCCCCGGTGTCGGGGTGATTTGTCGGGGTAATCCCGCTGAACCTGCGGCGGCCGTGCTAGAGCACCTGGGACAGGAATCGCCGCAGCCGGTCCGTCTCGGCGGCCTCGAAGAGCTGGTCCGGCGGTCCGGCCTCGACGACCTGGCCGTGATCCATGAACACCACCGAATCCGCGGTCGACCGGGCGAAGCCCATCTCGTGGGTGACCATGACCATCGTCATCCCGTCGGCGGCGAGGTCGGCGATCAACGCCAGCACGCCCTTGACCAACTCGGGGTCGAGCGCCGAGGTGGCCTCGTCGAAGAACATCACCTGGGGCGCCATCGCCAGCGCGCGCGCGATCGCGACGCGCTGCTGCTGGCCGCCGGACAGCGTCGACGGGCGCACTTCGGCCTTGTGCCGCAGCCCGACCCGCTCCAGTTGCGCCAGGCCGAGCTCGCGGGCCTGCGCGGCGTCCATCCGCTTGAGTTTGCGCGGGCCGAGCGTGACGTTGTCGAGCACCGTCTTGTGCGGAAACAGCTGGAACTGTTGGAACACCATGCCGATTCGCTGCCGCAGCGCGTTCGGGTCGTCCTTGAGCACCGAGCGGCCGTCGAGCAGGATGTCGCCGCGGTCCGGTTCGTAGAGCCGGTTCAACGTGCGCAGCAGCGTCGACTTCCCGGACCCGGACGGGCCGATCACGGCTGTGCTGGTGCCCGCCGCAACGTCGAGGCCGACGCCGCGCAGTACCTTGGTCTTGCCGAACGAAAGATGGATGTCCTTGGCGGCCAACGACACTGCGGCGGTCATCAGTTCATCTCCTGAGAGGTCGAGAGCACCAGCGGATCCTCCTCGTCAGGCCGTCGGCCACGCCGCAGCCGGGCGTCGATGAAGTTCACCAGATGTGTCAGCGGAATCGTCAACGCCAGGTAGAACAGGCCCGCGGCGACCAACGGGGACAGATTTCCGGTCTGCGCGTTGAGGTCGCGGCCGACCTGGAAAAGCTCGCGCTGATTGGCGATCAGGCCGAGGAAGTACACCAGCGACGACGCCTTCAGCAGCGAGATGAACTGGTTCATCAACGCGGGCAATACCCGTCGGACGCCCTGCGGGATCACGACCAGCCGCATCGACGTCGAATAGCTGAAGCCCAGTGCCCGCGACGCTTCCAACTGGCCCGGATCGACGCTCTGGATGCCGGACCGGAAGATCTCCCCGATGTAGGCCGCGGCCATCAAGCCGAGCGCGGCGATACCGAGCGGGTACGGGTTGTTGCCGGTGAGGTGCCCCACGACCGGCCCGACGCCGAGGCCGATCAGCAGGATGATCACCACTTCGGGCAGACCGCGGAAGATGTCGGTGTAGACACGCGCCGGCCAGCGCAGCCAGCGCGACCGCGAGATGCCGGCCACCGCGAGCGCCATGCCGAGCACCAAGCCGATGATGCTCGCCGACACCGTCAGGATCAGGGTGTTCGGCAGCCCGGTCTTGAACAGGTCCGGGATGGCCTGCTTGTACAGATCCCAGTCCAGGAACGCGGCGCCCAGCTGGGACAGTGTCGATTTCGTTTCGACGGGACCGGCCGGGGCGGCGCTGTCCTGGTTGCGTTCGGCCAGTGCGGTGAAGTCGGGCAGTTGCGGTTCGGGTGCGGCCTTGGACCCCGGTTTCCAGCCCGGCGGCAATGCGCGCGGCACCCAGTCGGTGTACAGCCGCGCCCAGGTGCCGTCGGCGATGATCGCGTCGAGCCCGGAGTTCAGCGCGTCGATCAACGGCTGGTTGTCCAGCGCCACCGCCCACGCGATGAAATTGTCGAGACTGAAGGTGTTTTCGATGATCTCCGCGGGATCGCCGGGTTGTACGGTGCCCTGCGCCTGCTGCGACGGGGCCACCCACGCGTCGAGCTGACCGGACTTCAGGCTCGCGTACACGGTGTTGTAGTCGGGGTACTTCACCGGTTGAAGCTTCAGTGTGTCGATCACGTAGGCCTCTTGCACCGTGCCCTGCACGACACCGATGCGTTGCCCTTCGGCGAGCTTGTCGAAGCCGGTGATCGGCGAGCCCTGCGGCACGACAAGGGAGAAGTAGCCGAAGTCGTAGCCGTTGGTGAAGCCGACGGTGCGGCGGCGGGCGTCGGTGGTGGTGATCGACGAGGAGCCGACGTCGAAGCGCCGCGCCGCCACCTGGGCCAGCAGCCCGGAGAACTCGGTGCCGACGAAGTTGATCCGCAACCCGAGCTTGTCGGCGACTGCGCGCAGCAGCTCGTTGTCGAATCCGGTGAACTGTCCGGCGGAGTCGATGCAGATGCTGGGGGGCGCGTCAGACAGCGTGCCGACCGTCAGCGTTCCCGGTTGGCTCAGCCCGAGCGCGTTGACGTCGATGGAGTCCAGCGGTGGGACGTTCGGCGTGGTGTATTTGTCGGTCTCAGGGCCGGTGGCCGCGGTGGCCAGGTTGGTCGGCAGCGCGCTGGCGCTGTCGGGGCCGGGCGGTGAGCACTGGTCCGTCTGCGCGGCGGCCGGCGCGGCCAGGCCCATCGCGGCGATCATCCCGATGATCAGTGCCAGGGCGAACGTCTTCACGGACAAGGGCGATACCCGAAGGCTGCTCATTCAAAGCAACGTAGCGCGCCGCCGGTCCGGCCCCAAGGGGGATCGGGCGAGTGGGTCAGCCGTGCAGCACCCCGCGCCGCACCAGGTCGGCCATCAGGATTCGTGCCATCGTCTCGGACCACTGCGCACACGCGTTGCGCGCCGACTCGGGGTCGCGGCCGCGGATGGCCGTGAGCTCGGTCTCGTAGAAGGGCAGCATCGCGTCTCGGTGCTGCAGGTAGGAGTGCCAGAAGGCGTGGGGGATGAACATCTGGGAAGAGTCGATCGCGGCTTGGAGCCGGGGTCCGGCGTACTCGGCGTTGATGGTGGCGCGGAACCTCGAGGTGTGAGTGTCGAACTGGCGGCAGTCACATCCGTTGCGCATCTGGATGATCTCGTCGGTGAGTTCGGCGACGATCGCCGGGTCCGCCGCGGCGGCGGCCCGCGCCGAGGCCAGTCCGCTGAGAACGCCGTAGAGCTCGTGATGCTCCCGCAGGGTGTACTCGTCGAATCTCTCCACATACGCGCCACGGTGGTAACGGGTGGTCAGGATGCCGTCGTGCTCGAGCTGGACCACCGCCTCCTGCACCGGGACCCGGCTCAGGCCCAGAGTATGGGCGATTTCGTTGCGGTCCAGGCGATCTCCGGTGCGGAGCCGACCGCTCAGCACCATATCGACCACGTGGGAGACCACCAGGTCCTTCTCTTTCAACCCGTACTTCTTGGGCATGGCGGCGCCAGTCTCTCACTTGGGGGTCAGTCGGTACCGGCGCGACGGTCGCGCCAGCGGCACAGCGCCTCGGCCTGGGACAGGTCGTAGTCGGGGCCGTTCACGCCGACGGTCAGCATCGTGATGCCCAGCGATGCCAGTGCCTCGGCGTTCTCCAGCAGCGCGTCCTCGGTGCGGCCCTTGGCCTCGGCGGCGCGCTCGACGGTCGCGGGATCGCGGCCGACGTCGGCGCAGTGGCGCGCCAGGATCTCCGACTTGCGCGGGTAGGTCTCGGTGTCGGAGAAGGAATGCCAGATGTGGGCGTGCTGGGCGACGAGCCGCAGCGTCTTCTTCTCGCCGCCGCCGCCGATCAGGACCGGGATGTCGCGCAGCGGTTGCGGATTGAGCTTCCCCATCCGGCTCTCGATCCGCGGTAGCGCCGCCGCGAGTTCGTCGAGGCGGCTGCCCGCCGTGCCGAACTCATAGCCGTACTCGTCGTAGTCCTTCTGCTTCCATCCCGACCCGATGCCGAGGATCAGCCGCCCGTCGCTGATGTGGTCGACGGTGCGCGCCATATCGGCCAGCAGCTCGGGGTTGCGGTAGGAGTTGCAGGTGACCAGCGCGCCGATCTCGATGCGCGACGTCTGTTCGGCCCACGCGGCGAGCATGGTCCAGCATTCGAAGTGCGCGCCGTCGGGGTCGCCGTAGAGCGGAAAGAAGTGGTCCCAGTTGAAGGCCACGTCGACGCCGAGGTCCTCGCAGCGCCGCGTCGCGTCGCGGATCAGGTCGTAGCGGGGGGAGTGTTGGGGTTGGAGTTGGACGCCGATGCGGACGGGTCCGCTGGTCTCGGAGGTCATGCCCGAGGTTAGCCCCCCGCGAGCAGACACAAACTCGCAACGACACGCGGCGACACGCCGGAGTTTATGTCTGCTCGCGAGGGAGAACGCGGGGCCTACACGCCGATGTTGCCGCCTGTCTTCCACACCGCCACCACCGACGGCCGTGCCGTGCCGTTTCCGCCTTCGGGCCAGCGGGATTGCGGACTGTCGATGGTGTTCTCGTCGTTCTCCCCGGGGTGCTGCACGCACACGGTGACGAGGTCGTCGGTGACGACGGGTCCGCAGGTCTCTGCGCCGAGCGGCACGGTCAGGAACTGTTTGGTCTCGCCGCGGTTCGGGCCGTCCAGCGCCACGGCGAACAGACCGTCGTTGGAATCCAGCGCGTTGCCGTCGGTGGAGATCCACAGGTTGCCGTGGCTGTCGAAGGCGAGGTTGTCCGGGCAGGAGATCGGACTGACCTTCGTCTTGTCGAATCCGCCGTAGTAGGTGTCCGCGGCGGCCGGATCTCCGCAGACCAGCAACAGATCCCAGGTGAACGTCGTGCCGGCGTGGTCGTCGGTGATCTCCAGGATCTGGCCACTCTTGTTGTCGTTGCGGGGATTCGGCGCATCGGCGGGTGCCTTGCCGTCCGCGCCACGCCGGTCGTTGTTGGTCAGCGCGACGTAGACCTTGCCGGTCTTCGGGTTGGTCTCGATGTCCTCCGGGCGGTCCATCTTGGTGGCACCGACCTTGTCGGCGGCCATCCGGGTGAACACGGCGGCCTCCGCGGCGGTGACCCCGCCGACCAGGGATTGGGCCTGCCCGTCCGGTCCCGACCGCAGCAGCGGAATCCACGTGCCGGAGCCGGCGAACGACCCATTCGCCGGCAAGGCGCCCGAGCCGTCGATCTCGTCGGCCGGGATCTCGCTGGAGAGCTTGGCGACGTAGAGGGTGCCCTCGTCGAGGATGGCCATGTTGTTCGCCATCGCGGCGGGATCGGTGCCGGGCTGAATTCTGCGGGAGGAGACGAACTTGTACATGTAGTCGAAGCGCTCGTCGTCGCCGGTGTAGGCCACGACGGTGCCGTCGGCGGTCACGTGGATGGTGGCACCCTCGTGTTTGAGCCGCCCCAGCGCGGTGTGCTTGACCGGCGTGGACGTCGGGTCCCACGGATTCAGCTCCACCACGTAACCGAAGCGGTTGACCTCGTTGGGTGTCTCGTCCAGGTCGAACCGGGGATCGAAGGTCTCCCAGAGCAATTCAGAGGGTTCGTACGAGATGCCGTACCGGCGCCGGCGGTCGGCGTCGACGGGTGTGGGCGCGGCGGAGCCTTCCGCCGCGCCGAAATAGCCGTGGAAGTTCTCCTCCCCGGACAGCACGGTGCCCCACGGTGTCACCCCGCCGGCACAGTTGGCGATGGTGCCGAGGACGGTGCGGCCGTCCGGGTCGGCCTGGGTCTTGACGAGCGGGGTGCCGGCCGCCGGTCCGGTGAGCAGGAACGGGCTGTCGCCGGTGATGCGGCGGTTGTAGCGCCCCATCACAGGCCTCAGGCCGCCGCCAGGTGTGCGTTCGACCTCCACGACACCCATCCCCATCGAGGCGATCTCGACGTCGAACTGATCCCGCGTCGGAGCGGCGGCGTCATAGCCGGGGAACATGAATTGTGGTGTGGCGTACTCGAAGTTGGTGACCAGCAGGAAGCGGTCCGACTGTCCGGGGACCGGCAGCAACCCGGCGAAGTCGTTGTTGAAGCCGAACTGCGTGCGCTGGGTGGCGCCGGTCTGCTTGGTGACGTCGAAGGCCGGGGCGCCGGGCAGGACGGGGTCGCCCCAGCTGATGACCACGGCCTGCTGGTAGCCGTCGGCGACGACGACGGCGTCCTCACTGTTGGGGGCGACCGACACGAAGTTCATGCCGGCCGGCGGCTGGGCAGCAGCGGACGCCGACGAGGTCGTCGGCGCGGGCTCGGAGGTGTTCGAGCATGCGGCCAGGACGGAACCGGCTCCGACGGCGAGCACGGCGACGCCGCCGGCCTGCAGGACGGCGCGGCGCGAGACGGCCTTGGCGATGTCGCCGAAGTACTCGTTGCCGCTCGTGTTCGGCGCCGGCTTCGAACACGCGTTACCGCACTTGTGGACACAGGTCACGTGCTGGCGCTTCGATTTGCCGTCATGGGTGACAAGGAGATTGAGCGGCACGAGCGCCATGGGATGTGATTCCTTCCAGCGGGGAGTTCGACCGGGGCTGGT carries:
- a CDS encoding PhoX family protein, with product MALVPLNLLVTHDGKSKRQHVTCVHKCGNACSKPAPNTSGNEYFGDIAKAVSRRAVLQAGGVAVLAVGAGSVLAACSNTSEPAPTTSSASAAAQPPAGMNFVSVAPNSEDAVVVADGYQQAVVISWGDPVLPGAPAFDVTKQTGATQRTQFGFNNDFAGLLPVPGQSDRFLLVTNFEYATPQFMFPGYDAAAPTRDQFDVEIASMGMGVVEVERTPGGGLRPVMGRYNRRITGDSPFLLTGPAAGTPLVKTQADPDGRTVLGTIANCAGGVTPWGTVLSGEENFHGYFGAAEGSAAPTPVDADRRRRYGISYEPSELLWETFDPRFDLDETPNEVNRFGYVVELNPWDPTSTPVKHTALGRLKHEGATIHVTADGTVVAYTGDDERFDYMYKFVSSRRIQPGTDPAAMANNMAILDEGTLYVAKLSSEIPADEIDGSGALPANGSFAGSGTWIPLLRSGPDGQAQSLVGGVTAAEAAVFTRMAADKVGATKMDRPEDIETNPKTGKVYVALTNNDRRGADGKAPADAPNPRNDNKSGQILEITDDHAGTTFTWDLLLVCGDPAAADTYYGGFDKTKVSPISCPDNLAFDSHGNLWISTDGNALDSNDGLFAVALDGPNRGETKQFLTVPLGAETCGPVVTDDLVTVCVQHPGENDENTIDSPQSRWPEGGNGTARPSVVAVWKTGGNIGV
- a CDS encoding ABC transporter substrate-binding protein/permease; translation: MIAAMGLAAPAAAQTDQCSPPGPDSASALPTNLATAATGPETDKYTTPNVPPLDSIDVNALGLSQPGTLTVGTLSDAPPSICIDSAGQFTGFDNELLRAVADKLGLRINFVGTEFSGLLAQVAARRFDVGSSSITTTDARRRTVGFTNGYDFGYFSLVVPQGSPITGFDKLAEGQRIGVVQGTVQEAYVIDTLKLQPVKYPDYNTVYASLKSGQLDAWVAPSQQAQGTVQPGDPAEIIENTFSLDNFIAWAVALDNQPLIDALNSGLDAIIADGTWARLYTDWVPRALPPGWKPGSKAAPEPQLPDFTALAERNQDSAAPAGPVETKSTLSQLGAAFLDWDLYKQAIPDLFKTGLPNTLILTVSASIIGLVLGMALAVAGISRSRWLRWPARVYTDIFRGLPEVVIILLIGLGVGPVVGHLTGNNPYPLGIAALGLMAAAYIGEIFRSGIQSVDPGQLEASRALGFSYSTSMRLVVIPQGVRRVLPALMNQFISLLKASSLVYFLGLIANQRELFQVGRDLNAQTGNLSPLVAAGLFYLALTIPLTHLVNFIDARLRRGRRPDEEDPLVLSTSQEMN
- a CDS encoding MarR family winged helix-turn-helix transcriptional regulator, whose translation is MVATEAQVSELAGELQRVLSKVLSVMRHTGRTPTSGDLTLAQLSILLTLIDQGPMRMTELAAHEKVRTPTTTVAIRRLEKLGLVKRDRDPSDLRAVLVDITPEGLAQHQEALATRQAHLASLLSKLSCDELDALTKALAPLERIAE
- a CDS encoding LLM class F420-dependent oxidoreductase; this encodes MTSETSGPVRIGVQLQPQHSPRYDLIRDATRRCEDLGVDVAFNWDHFFPLYGDPDGAHFECWTMLAAWAEQTSRIEIGALVTCNSYRNPELLADMARTVDHISDGRLILGIGSGWKQKDYDEYGYEFGTAGSRLDELAAALPRIESRMGKLNPQPLRDIPVLIGGGGEKKTLRLVAQHAHIWHSFSDTETYPRKSEILARHCADVGRDPATVERAAEAKGRTEDALLENAEALASLGITMLTVGVNGPDYDLSQAEALCRWRDRRAGTD
- a CDS encoding amino acid ABC transporter ATP-binding protein; this encodes MTAAVSLAAKDIHLSFGKTKVLRGVGLDVAAGTSTAVIGPSGSGKSTLLRTLNRLYEPDRGDILLDGRSVLKDDPNALRQRIGMVFQQFQLFPHKTVLDNVTLGPRKLKRMDAAQARELGLAQLERVGLRHKAEVRPSTLSGGQQQRVAIARALAMAPQVMFFDEATSALDPELVKGVLALIADLAADGMTMVMVTHEMGFARSTADSVVFMDHGQVVEAGPPDQLFEAAETDRLRRFLSQVL
- the ggh gene encoding glucosylglycerate hydrolase — protein: MPHDPSFTPTQLAARAAYLLRGNDLGTMTTAAPLLYPHMWSWDAAFVAIGLAPLSVERAVVELDTLLSAQWGNGMIPHIVFANGVDGYFPGPARWACSALSADAPRNRHTSGITQPPVHAIAVQRILDHARTRGRSTRAVAEAFLDRRWNDLVRWHRWLAECRDPDARGRVTMYHGWESGMDNSPRWDGAYANVIPGDVPEYQREDNKINTDATQRPSDLEYDRYLWLVEEMKAARYDDELLSKTVSFAVEDVFVSAILSVACQVLAEIGEDHKRPRSDVRDLYAWADRFRAGVIETTDERTGAAKDYDLRAEKWIVTETVAQFAPLLCGGLPHERERALLRLLEGPRFCGHPDLAYALIPSTSPVSRDFRPREYWRGPVWPVMTWLFSWCFARRGWAERSATLRREGLRQASDGTFAEYYEPFTGEPLGSMQQSWTAAAVLDWLG
- a CDS encoding SDR family oxidoreductase — encoded protein: MPTAMITGASGGLGSALADALAPTHTLFLAGRPSRRLDEVTERLGATTWPLDLADPDSIPAVVEPIVELDVLIHNAGVAYPGRVAESSVDEWRATMSVNLIGVVALTLELLPALRAAGGHVVFINSGAGINASPGLASYTASKFALRGFADSLRADEPSLRVTSVHPGRIATAMQEDLIAYEGRPYDPDQFLSPQTVAQLTVDAINAPRDAHVHEVIIRPR
- a CDS encoding GntR family transcriptional regulator, which translates into the protein MPKKYGLKEKDLVVSHVVDMVLSGRLRTGDRLDRNEIAHTLGLSRVPVQEAVVQLEHDGILTTRYHRGAYVERFDEYTLREHHELYGVLSGLASARAAAAADPAIVAELTDEIIQMRNGCDCRQFDTHTSRFRATINAEYAGPRLQAAIDSSQMFIPHAFWHSYLQHRDAMLPFYETELTAIRGRDPESARNACAQWSETMARILMADLVRRGVLHG